The Malaclemys terrapin pileata isolate rMalTer1 chromosome 7, rMalTer1.hap1, whole genome shotgun sequence nucleotide sequence GCTCCCAGAGTGAGATCACTGGCTTGGTGCAGCAGGAAGAAGAGCAGCTGAATGGCACTGGCCTGGAAGACCAAAGCCCTGCCAGTCCTTCTGAACTTACCAAACTGGAGAGCAGTGTGCGCCCCTTGCTGGAGTCAAAGGGCATTTCCCAAGAGCAGAGCAACAGAGGGAAAATGTATCATGAGTTACGGGAAGAACAGCGACAGAGGCAGAGGCCTCGGTCCCTTTCTATCACCCCCGAAGCCTTTGATTCTGATGAGGAGCTGGAAGACATCATGGAAGAAGATGAAGACTCTCTGGAATGGGAGAACCAGAGGGATCAAAGAGAGAGTGTGGAGTCGTCTGACGACTTTGGCAGCAAGCTGCGCCATGACTATGTGGAGGACAGCAGCGAAGGGGGGgtctccccactgcccagcagGCCGAAAGGCAGGGAGACAGAGATGACTGATGAGGAGTTCATGAGGAGGCAGATCCTGGAGATGAGTGCCGAAGAGGACaatctggaggaggaggaagaagagtaCAGTCACGTGAAATACAGTGTAACAAAAAGCGGGCACAAGCCTGATCTGGAGAAAAGTAAACAGCCAACCTCATCCAAGAGGCGCCTGCCTCACGTCTCCACTGGTATGTAtgaggaggagaggaaagagcTGGAAGCTATCGAGGGGGAGGATGTGACCACATCCCAGGGGGGACTGCGGCGCTTCAAAACCATTGAGTTAAATAGCACGAGCAACTACAGCAGGGACATGGAGCTTAGCCAGGATGCAGACATTAGCCTGGATagagagccagagctggagatggAAAGTCTGACGGGCTCCCCAGAGGAACGGTCAAGGGGGGAATATTCCTCCACCTTGCCAGCAACTACACCCAGCTACACATCGGGCACCTCCCCTACATCCCTCTCGTCTCTGGAGGAGGACAGCGACAGCAGTCCTAGCCGGCGGCAGCGACTGGAAGAGGTGAAACAGCAGCGCAAAGCTCGGCATCGCTCCCATGGTCCTTTGCTGCCAACCATAGAGGATTCGTCAGAAGAGGACGAACTGCGTGAGGAAGAGGAGCTCTTGCGGGAGCAGGAGAAGATGCGAGAGGTGGAGCAGCAGCGCATCCGAAGCACTGCACGCAAGACTAAACGGGACAAAGAAGAGTTGAGGgcgcagaggaggagagagagatccaaaaccccacccagtaacctgtctCCCATTGAAGATGCTTCGCCCACTGAGGAGTTGCGCCAGGCAGCAGAGATGGAAGAGCTGCACAGGTCCTCCTGCTCAGAGTACTCGCCCTCCATCGATTCAGAGGCAGAGGGCTTTGATGTCATAGCCTCCAAGCTCTACAAGTCTGGCAGTGAATACAACCTGCCAACATTCATGTCCCTCTACTCCccaacagaaaaaacaaacagcagctcCCATTACCCCTCCAGTAAGCCCCTGAAAAGTGCAGAAGAAGCCTATGAAGAGATGATGAGGAAGGCTGAACTGTTCCAAAAGCAACAAGTCCAACAGTCCCAGCAAAGTGCCTACAGCAATGCCTACCAACAGGTAGGGTACCACAGTGCAGAAGACCAGAGCAGTTTTGAATACCAGTACATAGATGAGTACAGCTATGATAACGGGCATCTGGACTCCTGTCCATCTGACTTCCAGCATGAACTTTCAGAGCCAGGAGCAGTGTATGAGGAAATCTTGCAGACGTCACAGAGCATTTCCAGGATGCACCAGTCCTCCTCGTTTGATCTGTCCCtagaagaggagaaaaagaagaaagggagagaagaaacaTATCAGGAAAAGCAGTTTCTGAATGCTGAGAGTGCTTATGCTGATATGATGAAGCAAAACAGCGGTCCACTCACACCAGGAACAAGCCCCACCCAGTTATCGGCTCCTGTCTCGTTTTCTTCCTCCGAAGGCAGCACAGGCAGGGTAATTCCTGATGTTCGAGTCACTCAGCATTTTGCAAAAGAGGGGCATGATCACCCAAAGCTTCACAGCTCACCGACAGCACCCAGCTCAGCTACCAAGGTTATGACAGCTCCCTATACTTACAGCAGAGGCTCCAGCACAGTCACAACTGTTGTTTCCAGCCCAGCAAGTGCTCCACAAATCTACAGTTCTCCATCTCTGAGTGGCTCAGATGTAACACCTGTATCGGCCCCTAGCAGAAGCTACAGTCAGATGAAGGGCACCACGAATTATAGCTCTCAGACAGAGGATGGCTCCAGGAGCcagagtgctgctgagctcagtgGAGCATCATCAAGAGAGAAGCTCCAAAGTAAGAATGAGATCAAGACCAATGTCCCTGTGTCATCTAAAATGTATTCCTACTTCCAAAGCTCCAGCCCCCCGCTTTCCCCAATGTCTCTTCAAAGTTCCACTCATTCTGCTCCAAAAGCAGGGCAGCCATCCAGTAAGGCAACTGCAGAATTTTCCACTCAAACGCAAAGCACAGTTTTCTCCTATGATATCCCCACTACCACTAGTGCATCAACGTCCTCTCCAATGGTTGCTCAAGAGACCCAGACACCCCATCATGCGAGCTCTCCTCGCCTTGCTAGGCAGCAGTCATCACAAGAAGCTCCATTTATGGTCATCACATTAGCATCAGATGCATCTAGCCAAACCAAGCTAACAAGTGTGtgctcctccacctccccagcctcctctcccacccggCTGAGCCGCCAGCAGACAATGCATAGCTACAGTCAGACAGCAGTCAGCACAgcacagcttcagcaggagcagctgcagtCCACTTATGCTAAGACACAGTCAATGATAGAAAGAGCCTCTGCTGCCAGTGCCATGCTTCAGAAAGGGCATGCCACTTCTGCTGCTGACAGCATTGCTGGTGTGTACAGCTGGGGGCCCCTGCCTGCAGAAAACATCTCCTTGTGTAGAATATCATCAATCCCTGGCACATCCAGGGTAGAACCTGGACCCAAGCCACCAACCACTAATGCTGTGGACTTACGGACTGCTATAAAGTCAGCCCCAATCATCATAACAGACCAAGGCATGGATCTCACTTCCCTAGCTACAGAGAGCAGAAAATATTGCCTCACTCTGGAACAGACCCCAAGTAGGCAATCCACAACCGTCCAACCCTTAATCATTAACCTCAATGCTCAAGAACAACCCCATGCTATTATAGGCACAACCACTACAGTCAGCATAACTGTTGCCTCTTCCATGCTCGTGTCACAACCCAAGCAGCCTGTGGTCTATGGAGATCCTTTCCAGAACAGGATGGACTTTGGGCAAGGGGCAGGAAGTCCAGTCTGTCTGACTCATGTTAAGCAGGTAGAGCAAGCAGTTCAGACTGGCACCTTCCGAGGGACCATGAACAGCATTGACATTTCTGCACCAATCGCAAAGCCAGAAGTGGCTAGTCCTCAGCAAACCAAATTTGCAAGATATAATTTGCCTAACCAGATGATGTCCTTGGTGAAGAAAGATGTGCTAATCACTCAGACTAGCAGTGTCCAGAGCACTGTTAGTATCAGCACCAGTCCAAGGCCAGTTCTTCAGgaccaaagcacagacctctatAGAGGGGTGCCAGTGGGACTGAAAACCCAGAGTCCTTCAATCAACCTGGGAGGCAAAAAGTCCCAAGCCATGATGGTGCAGATGAATGAGATAGCAGCAGGCCCAGTAACAAAGCTGATCAAAGAACCACCACCAGCCAGTGCATTGGATCTCACTGGAATAAAGCCTGAAAGCCAGGTGACATGCTGTGATGTAGTGTACAAATTCCccttcagcagcagctgcacaggtaccttcaacccctcccccaagatCCCAGAGAAGAACGTTGGGGATGCTGCTCAAACTGGCAAACCAAGCATCCAGTACTATGGAAACAGAGAGCCAGACCTGCCGGAAACATATCCCTACAGAGAGCAAacaggcccagctcccagcctgtaCGAGGAGCACCGGTTCTACCCACAAGGCCTGTTTGGGAGACTGTATTCATCCATGTCAGATACAAATCTGTCGGAAATTGGTCTGAACTATTACCCCCCAAAGGGGGAGCAGCCTTTCCACTCCCCTGCAGGAGACTCTGCTGTGGATTTGACCACAATGAAACATTCCTACAGCATCAACTTCACTGAGGGGGGCTACCTGGGTCAGGGAATGCAGTACGGCTCGTTCTCTGACCTCGGGCAGCCCACAGACTTGTTAAGCCACCCTCTCCCAATGAGACGGTACAGCTCAGCCTCCAATATCTACTCCGATTACAAGTACTCACCTAGAGGAGACCTGGCAAATTTCCAGGAATCCAGTCTGGCCCAGTACAGTGCCACCACAGCTCGGGAAATCAGCCGCATGTGCGCAGCACTCAATTCCATGGACCAGTATGGGGCTAGGCACTCAAACAGCCCTGACCTCCTGCAGtatgggccagcagggggcagtggtgtCTCAGCACCACAAGGCATTTCTGCCATCAAACCAAACATGATGTACAATCCCAACTTCCCGGAGACACGCCAGGGCTTTGGGAACCTAGCACAGTACAGTCTCTCTGGTGCCCGGCTGGGAGCTGTCAGGCAGATCTTCCCCTCCACAGCCACGGTGCGGGCTGCAGATGGCATGATTTATTCCACAATAAATACTCCCATAGCATCCACCCTTCCTATCACCACCCAGCCAGCTTCTGTGCTGCGGCCAATGCTCCGAGGTTTATATCGACCCTACACCCCAGGCAATATCACAGCGGTCCCTCTGGCCAGCCTGACCAGAGTGCCTCTAGTTACCCCGAGGGTTCCCCTTGCTGCCCAAGGTCTGTATCGTTATTCAGCTCCTAGCAGGTTCCCGTCTGTTTCTACAACATCAGTGATGGAAATGCCCATGTACTTGGGGAAGCCTGTTAGCACCACTGCAGCCAGCACTGCTGCAAGCAATGTTAGCCCAGTGTCTGCTGCCAAAGCACCAGCTCCTACTACAGTGAACCTGCAAAGACCTGAGCAGACAGGAACTGGTGCTCGAGAGGAGGTGCCCGTGGCAGCTGCTGGCATGCAAAGTGCCTCGAAAGAGACTAGTCAGcctcagcagcagccaccacccCCAGTCCAAACCCAGCAGGCCGAGGTATCCCAGGCCAGCGTCCCCAGCAAAGGCAGCACAGAgcgagaggagaaggagaaggaagaggagcgccagagaaagcagcaggagcacatCCTCCAGATTGAGAGGGAGAGAGTggagctggagaaactgaggcagctgAGGCTGCatgaggagctggagagggagcGTGTGGAGCTTCAACGGCACAGAGAGAAGGAGCAGATGCTGGTGCACAGGGAGATCCAGGAGCTGCAGTCCATAAAGCACCaggtcctgcagcagcagcaagaagagCGCCAGGCCCAGTTTGCCCTGCAGAGAGAGCAGCTGGCACAGCAACGCCTGCAGCTGGAGCAGATTCAGCAGCTGCAGCAACAGCTGCAACAGCAGTTAGAGgagcagaagaggcagaaaagcACCTTCCCCCCTGTGTGTGACCCCACAGGAAGGATCCCTCCCCAGGCCGTGTCCGAGATAGCCATGGAAATGCAAAGGACCCTGGCCCAAAATGGACAGTACTGGCCCCCCCTGAACCAGCCCCTCATggctcctgcagccccagggcaggaagGGCCAGCACCGTCCCGCTACCCCGGGCTCCAGCGCCCACTCACCAACTCTGCCTCTGAAATGTCCCTGCAGCCCGAGGAGCAGTGGGAAGCTAGCCGGGGGATAAAGAAGAGGAACTCCATGCCGCGCCTGCGGGACGCCTATGACAAAGAGACCCCCCACGAGCCCTACGTGGTGAAGAAGATCACGGACAGCAGCGTGCAAACTGATGAGGAGGACAGTGAGGAGCGCTACTTCCTGTCCCGGCGCCGCCGCTCCCGGCGCAGTACCGACTGCAGCGTGCAGACTGACGAGGAGGACAATGCTGAGTGGGAGCAGCCGGTGCGTCGTCGGCGATCCCGTTTCTCCCGGCACTCAGACTCCAGTGCTGAGAGCAAGCAAGACTCCTCCTCCAAAGGCATGGCCAGCATAGGCATCCAGACCAGCAGTGACTGCTCTGTACAGACTGAGCCTGACCAGCCGCCCCGCGTGTCACCCTCCATCCACATTACCACCCCTGACCCCAAGGTGGAGATCGTGAAGTATATCTCTGCGCCAGAGAAGACCCAGCGAGGGGAGAGCCTGGCCTGCCAGACTGAGCTGGAAGCACAGCTGCAGCCAGGTGTCGTGGTCCCCCAGCTCACTGTGCCTACAACCGTAATGCCCTACTCCTCCAACCTCCAGCTGGTGAGCACAGGCCCCCTGGACCCACGTGCCATCCGGCAGCAGACCCTTGGCAAGTTTGAGAAGAAGAAGCCCGATCCTCTGGAAATCGGGTACCAGTCACATTTGCCCACAGAGTCCCTTTCTCAGCTAGTGACTTGCCAACCCCCCAAATCTCCCCAGGTACTCTACTCCCCCGTCTCTCCTCTTTCACCCCATCGGCTATTGGAGTCCTCCTTCACTACCACTGAAAGACTTAACAAGGCCCACGTGACACCACAGAAGCACTTTACAGCTGAATCTATCCAGCGCCAGCAAACCCTGCCTCGCCCCATCAAAACCATGCAGAGATCCTTCTCTGACCCCAAGCCCACCAGCCCAACCTCAGAGGAGTCTGGGAAGGACAGGTTCTCCATATACCAGCACCCTTTACTCCAAGGCAGCCAGGTAAGAGAGATGCTTGCATGACTTGTGAGCTGGAGATGCACATGCTGCTGTGCATTCCCAGTAATATTTCATCCAGCATCTACAGCGGTCTCACTGCAGTGTCAGTGTGTTAGAGAGCTGCAGCAGACAGGGAGAGCAGACCTTCAGCTCTGAGAGCAGGCTGCTTTTCCATTGCTCAGATGAGTCATGAGTGAGACTGTCTGACTGTACCCTTGTACTCAGTGTGATCTGGCCCCACTAGCAGGTATGGGCGTGTTAGAAAAGAGGCAGCATTCCCCCCAGGGTTAGCCTTGGGGTGGTTGTATCCAGCAGATGGGCCCAGGTCCTGGGTGCTGAAGCCCTGCCCTCTGTTCAGCATGCGTGCCCACACTGTCTAGTGGTTCCCCTTTGAGAGCCTGAGGGAGCTTCTGCTGGGCCTTCGCACCTGCTCCGGGGAACATTATTACACTGTCTGAAGCAGGGAACAAAGCTGCTTCATTAGCAGCTACTGACCCAGTATGCTCCCCCACGCAGCCATCTCCTGCAGATACATGGAGGCAGTTGCCTGCTGCTTCCTGCTGGGGCTGCACAAGCCAGGGAGGGGCCTGTGTCAGGGCAATAGCAGGGAGCCCAGAGGGCCTCCATTCCCACCCTCATTGCCCCATGTAGAGGGCTtggaggcagtggggagggaagggaagggaaagagcaCGGCTAAAGTGGTCTCACCTGAATGCTTGGAAGACACCCCCTCCCTTTAAGGAACAGAGTTAGTTTTCACAAGTACAACAGGAAAAACATTTTGCAACagtgggacctggattggggtactCTCAGTCaccctcatagattcatagactcatagactctaagacCATTATGGACCATCTATGGACCAagaatggaccattatgatcatctagtctgacctcccgcatgatgcgggccacaaaagctgacccacccactcctggaagaattctctcccttgactcagctgttgaagtccccaaatcattatttaaagacttcaaatcgctgagaatcctccagcaagcgacccccgccccatgctgtggaggaaggcgaaaaacctccagggcctctgccaatctaccctggaggaaaattccttcccgaccccaaatatggcgatcagctgaaccccgagcatgcgggcaagattctctagccagaccctctggaaaaagttctctgtagtaacttttaatatcccatcattgacctttgttactaattaccagcgatggcacgttattgacctattgactaaaatcactttatcccatcaaaccattccctccataaacttatcaagcttaatcttaaagccagagaggtctttcacccccactgtttccctcggaaggctgttccaaaacttcacccctctgatggttagaaaccttcgtctaatttcaagcctaaacttcccgacggccagtttatatccatttgttctcgtgtccacattagtactgagctgaaataattcctcaccctccctggtatttattcctctgatatatttaaagagagcaatcatatcccccctcagccttcttttggttaaggtaaacaaaccgagctcctcaagtctcctttcatacgacagattttccattcctcggatcatcctagtggcccgttccagtttgatttcatccgttttaaacgtgggagaccagaactgcacacagtactccaaatgaggtctcaccattgccttgtataatggaaccagcacctcttatccctactagaaatacctcgcctaatgcatcccaagaccgcattagcttttttcacggccacgtcacattgccgactcatagtcatcctgcgatcaaccaggactccgaggtccttctcctcttccgttacttccaaccgatgcgtccccagcttataactaaaattcttgttagtcatccctaaatgcataaccttacacttctcactattaaatttcatcctattactattactccagtttacaaggtcatccaaatctccctgcaggatatcctgatccttctccaaattggcaatacctcccaa carries:
- the BSN gene encoding protein bassoon, producing the protein MVFSFTVLQKNEWLCLNCQTQRLLEGSLDDAASMPLPTPKQQPTGSPRHQPGGAGQHRGGPPPVTAPKSETSTPQDRHFVQGKHLRTSEQSKLQAMVQESKPPAPSEEKPQTKLPAEASKVPESALPKGKSMAVKAEAESKASKAVTEAQQVREQEETSKPYPHDLSRSPQSLSDTGYSSDGISSSQSEITGLVQQEEEQLNGTGLEDQSPASPSELTKLESSVRPLLESKGISQEQSNRGKMYHELREEQRQRQRPRSLSITPEAFDSDEELEDIMEEDEDSLEWENQRDQRESVESSDDFGSKLRHDYVEDSSEGGVSPLPSRPKGRETEMTDEEFMRRQILEMSAEEDNLEEEEEEYSHVKYSVTKSGHKPDLEKSKQPTSSKRRLPHVSTGMYEEERKELEAIEGEDVTTSQGGLRRFKTIELNSTSNYSRDMELSQDADISLDREPELEMESLTGSPEERSRGEYSSTLPATTPSYTSGTSPTSLSSLEEDSDSSPSRRQRLEEVKQQRKARHRSHGPLLPTIEDSSEEDELREEEELLREQEKMREVEQQRIRSTARKTKRDKEELRAQRRRERSKTPPSNLSPIEDASPTEELRQAAEMEELHRSSCSEYSPSIDSEAEGFDVIASKLYKSGSEYNLPTFMSLYSPTEKTNSSSHYPSSKPLKSAEEAYEEMMRKAELFQKQQVQQSQQSAYSNAYQQVGYHSAEDQSSFEYQYIDEYSYDNGHLDSCPSDFQHELSEPGAVYEEILQTSQSISRMHQSSSFDLSLEEEKKKKGREETYQEKQFLNAESAYADMMKQNSGPLTPGTSPTQLSAPVSFSSSEGSTGRVIPDVRVTQHFAKEGHDHPKLHSSPTAPSSATKVMTAPYTYSRGSSTVTTVVSSPASAPQIYSSPSLSGSDVTPVSAPSRSYSQMKGTTNYSSQTEDGSRSQSAAELSGASSREKLQSKNEIKTNVPVSSKMYSYFQSSSPPLSPMSLQSSTHSAPKAGQPSSKATAEFSTQTQSTVFSYDIPTTTSASTSSPMVAQETQTPHHASSPRLARQQSSQEAPFMVITLASDASSQTKLTSVCSSTSPASSPTRLSRQQTMHSYSQTAVSTAQLQQEQLQSTYAKTQSMIERASAASAMLQKGHATSAADSIAGVYSWGPLPAENISLCRISSIPGTSRVEPGPKPPTTNAVDLRTAIKSAPIIITDQGMDLTSLATESRKYCLTLEQTPSRQSTTVQPLIINLNAQEQPHAIIGTTTTVSITVASSMLVSQPKQPVVYGDPFQNRMDFGQGAGSPVCLTHVKQVEQAVQTGTFRGTMNSIDISAPIAKPEVASPQQTKFARYNLPNQMMSLVKKDVLITQTSSVQSTVSISTSPRPVLQDQSTDLYRGVPVGLKTQSPSINLGGKKSQAMMVQMNEIAAGPVTKLIKEPPPASALDLTGIKPESQVTCCDVVYKFPFSSSCTGTFNPSPKIPEKNVGDAAQTGKPSIQYYGNREPDLPETYPYREQTGPAPSLYEEHRFYPQGLFGRLYSSMSDTNLSEIGLNYYPPKGEQPFHSPAGDSAVDLTTMKHSYSINFTEGGYLGQGMQYGSFSDLGQPTDLLSHPLPMRRYSSASNIYSDYKYSPRGDLANFQESSLAQYSATTAREISRMCAALNSMDQYGARHSNSPDLLQYGPAGGSGVSAPQGISAIKPNMMYNPNFPETRQGFGNLAQYSLSGARLGAVRQIFPSTATVRAADGMIYSTINTPIASTLPITTQPASVLRPMLRGLYRPYTPGNITAVPLASLTRVPLVTPRVPLAAQGLYRYSAPSRFPSVSTTSVMEMPMYLGKPVSTTAASTAASNVSPVSAAKAPAPTTVNLQRPEQTGTGAREEVPVAAAGMQSASKETSQPQQQPPPPVQTQQAEVSQASVPSKGSTEREEKEKEEERQRKQQEHILQIERERVELEKLRQLRLHEELERERVELQRHREKEQMLVHREIQELQSIKHQVLQQQQEERQAQFALQREQLAQQRLQLEQIQQLQQQLQQQLEEQKRQKSTFPPVCDPTGRIPPQAVSEIAMEMQRTLAQNGQYWPPLNQPLMAPAAPGQEGPAPSRYPGLQRPLTNSASEMSLQPEEQWEASRGIKKRNSMPRLRDAYDKETPHEPYVVKKITDSSVQTDEEDSEERYFLSRRRRSRRSTDCSVQTDEEDNAEWEQPVRRRRSRFSRHSDSSAESKQDSSSKGMASIGIQTSSDCSVQTEPDQPPRVSPSIHITTPDPKVEIVKYISAPEKTQRGESLACQTELEAQLQPGVVVPQLTVPTTVMPYSSNLQLVSTGPLDPRAIRQQTLGKFEKKKPDPLEIGYQSHLPTESLSQLVTCQPPKSPQVLYSPVSPLSPHRLLESSFTTTERLNKAHVTPQKHFTAESIQRQQTLPRPIKTMQRSFSDPKPTSPTSEESGKDRFSIYQHPLLQGSQISALQSNTLMRKVKRTLPSPPPEEAHLPLASQAHSQLYLPSFMQKGVGEQATQVTKASLLRDIDRDLKLVEHESTKLRKKQAELDEEEKEIDAKLKYLELGITQRKESLLKERGGRDYPYLRCLGENRDYMSDSELNNLRLSSYEGSSLLSRPSTAPTNHYADFSSTQYTSASSYAPYPYPAAPPGPAAFQQTRLQPPHYPVVSSGTSQNGFQAGQLPAFPSQGTYQTHSFPPSTGYQPQLGLQSHQGFRPPHHYQAQTTYPNQPPSQPAQSVLFQTQADVHTMHQKPRQTSLADLEQKIPTNYEVIGNPTVVISSAAPDVTYSPTTVTGSYSQHKTPEASPADQSNAVQSPSASYSSDSLYANLEQNIPRNYVMIEDISELTKESTAADSHKGEMQVQSSTGRQIKEKSELVETEGSSRTCCYSKAEEESEEEMYDQHGADHRGKNSYHRGMESNGRMSGSSSGPCSYYGDDYRHSTRSDKHGSGLGMQKHSSKNLAPAVISSKRSKHRKQGMEQKISKFSPIEEAKDVESDLASYTVTTSISSNNVASRAKKLQDEITYGLKKNVYEQQKYYGMSSRDMTEEDDRAYSTGSRSRSSGYGTEKTSSRDASSRSKSYERECMEKPQKGSSKPSSLSMSQSRGRPSIRTQTSEEESPISPLGKSVGVSRSSGGPLPQSSGDSCSQFCSSHSLPDVQEHIKDVPRNHSYKHEEGYIMDDSHCVVSDSEAYHLGQEETDWFDKPREARSERVRHYTGHFSSQKRPPIKHTFHDYDEPPDEDLWQHDDYSQARHSSSKDHRHHGEHGRHSASSRHLSDEQARRTSKQHARDQGRHEARIHMQPSAQKKAQQSDMRAQTAFPSSSAEYSQQSQQPSSYHHTSESQKSQRQAEQGSLPQQPKGEPLLHHSQQQPQTRQQQSGQQQPPSRQQQPSARQSPQQQAGPLQQPPQPQKEQQQQQARLQQQPGAQGLPSSRPPQQQPIQSQHVGKPQSTLPAQPGSHQVGLPKADQVDMPKPTTKVPPPHRRAPQAQPLGTTAAGIKVGQKPAGAPPPTGAAAGQPGVDGESVFSKILPGGAAEQAGKLTEAVSAFGKKFTSFW